The segment AGCCGAAGGAGACTCCATGCGTGAAGGCAGAGCGGTTCAGTACGACCGGTACGGCGGTTTCGACGTGGTCGACGTCGTCCGCCAGGAGCGCCCCACGCCCGGCCCCGGCGACATCGTCGTCGAGGTCGTCAGCGCGGGACTGAACCACATCGAGAGGTTCCTCCGGGAGGGCAAGCTCCGCGACCACGTCGAGCTGACCTTCCCCGCCCACCAGGGCACGGACTTCTCCGGCATCGTCCGGGTGCGCGGATCCGAGGTCCGCGATCTGAAGGTCGGCGACGAGGTCATGGGCCGCGCTCCCGACGGCGGTGCCCACGCCACCTGGATCCGGGTGCCGCGCCGGGCCGTCATCAAGAAGCCCTCGCAGCTCCGCTGGGAGGAGGCCGGCGGTCTCTACCTCGCCGGGGCGACGGCGCTGTCCGTCGTCGACAGCCTCTCTCTCGGACGCGACGACACGGTCGTCATCGGCGCAGCCGCAGGAGGTGTCGGACACATCCAGTGCCAGCTCGCCCGCCGCGCCGGCGCTTTCGTCGTGGCTCTCGGAAGTCCCCGCAACCACGACTACCTCCGCCAGATCGGGACCGTCCCCGTCGCGTACGGCGAGGGCGAGGAGGAGCGGATCCGCCAGGCGGCCAACGGTCGACCGATCACGGCGTTCATCGACAACCACGGCGAGAGCGCCGCGGAGGAGCTCGCCGAGCGACTCGGGGTCCGGCCCGAGCGG is part of the Frondihabitans sp. 762G35 genome and harbors:
- a CDS encoding NADP-dependent oxidoreductase, which encodes MREGRAVQYDRYGGFDVVDVVRQERPTPGPGDIVVEVVSAGLNHIERFLREGKLRDHVELTFPAHQGTDFSGIVRVRGSEVRDLKVGDEVMGRAPDGGAHATWIRVPRRAVIKKPSQLRWEEAGGLYLAGATALSVVDSLSLGRDDTVVIGAAAGGVGHIQCQLARRAGAFVVALGSPRNHDYLRQIGTVPVAYGEGEEERIRQAANGRPITAFIDNHGESAAEELAERLGVRPERFVSSEERRDIELRFLRAPVEDEEARQMLERLAKIVQDRTVQVLISGFYPFEYIVDAYADLAQMKSRGKVVIGMQTVETGSRLGWYRSEKARDLPEKEAPARPRQAEIAGNTEASADETAQVSAGGTD